In Pleurocapsa sp. PCC 7319, the following are encoded in one genomic region:
- the dapA gene encoding 4-hydroxy-tetrahydrodipicolinate synthase yields the protein MSDEPFGRVITAMVTPFAEDGSVNYEVAEKLAVHLVENGSDGLVLCGTTGESPTLSWSEEYELFKVVKQSVGDKAKIIAGTGSNSTTEAIAATEKAAKLNLDGSLQVVPYYNKPPQLGLYHHFKAIAEACPNLPMMLYNIPGRTGSNLKPETVANLAQISNIVAIKEASGDLEQACKIRCLTPPSFAIYSGEDALTLPLLTVGSVGVVSVVSHLIGNQMQEMIDAFIKGNNQKATAIQVKFFPLFQALFMTTNPIPVKAALNLQGWDVGKLRTPLCELQLDLLEKLKIVLKELELL from the coding sequence ATGAGCGACGAACCTTTCGGTAGAGTAATTACGGCGATGGTAACGCCTTTTGCTGAGGATGGTAGTGTTAACTATGAAGTAGCAGAAAAGCTGGCGGTTCATTTGGTCGAAAATGGGAGCGATGGACTAGTACTTTGCGGTACAACAGGGGAGTCCCCAACCTTGAGTTGGTCTGAAGAATATGAGCTGTTCAAAGTAGTCAAACAATCAGTAGGCGATAAAGCTAAGATTATTGCTGGTACTGGCTCTAACTCTACGACTGAAGCGATCGCTGCTACAGAAAAAGCTGCTAAACTTAATCTTGATGGTTCATTACAAGTTGTGCCATATTATAATAAGCCGCCCCAGTTGGGATTGTATCATCACTTTAAGGCGATCGCTGAAGCTTGCCCCAATCTGCCGATGATGTTATATAATATACCAGGTAGGACTGGCAGCAACCTGAAGCCAGAAACAGTGGCTAATCTCGCTCAGATCAGTAACATAGTTGCGATTAAGGAAGCTAGTGGCGATTTAGAGCAGGCTTGCAAAATTAGGTGTTTAACTCCTCCTTCTTTTGCTATTTATTCAGGAGAAGATGCTTTAACATTACCTTTGCTTACAGTGGGAAGTGTGGGTGTAGTTAGTGTTGTTTCTCACTTAATAGGCAACCAAATGCAAGAAATGATCGACGCTTTTATTAAAGGCAATAACCAGAAAGCTACAGCAATTCAAGTCAAGTTTTTTCCCTTATTTCAGGCTTTATTTATGACTACCAATCCCATTCCTGTTAAAGCTGCTTTAAATCTACAAGGTTGGGATGTAGGTAAGTTGCGAACTCCATTATGTGAGCTACAATTAGACTTATTAGAAAAATTAAAAATAGTATTAAA
- a CDS encoding aspartate-semialdehyde dehydrogenase → MSRDVNVAILGATGAVGKELLELLAERNFPLKQLKLLASPRSAGSKIVFNDQEITVQAASESSFEGVDIVLASAGGSTSRTWAKQAVEAGAVVIDNSSAFRMDENVPLVVPEINPEAAAAHQGIIANPNCTTILMGVAIYPLHQVQPIKRVVVSTYQSASGAGARAMEEAQTQARDILNGKQPQAEVLPYPIAFNLFPHNSPLNDQGYCEEEMKMVNETRKIFDEPELKVTATCVRVPILRAHSEAINLEFERPFDVQRARELLGVAPGVKLVEDWQTNYFPMPIDATGQDPVLVGRIRQDISQDCNLELWLCGDQIRKGAALNAIQIAELLLEKNLLTVSNSAVSI, encoded by the coding sequence TTGTCTAGAGATGTAAATGTAGCCATCTTAGGAGCAACTGGAGCAGTAGGGAAAGAACTGTTAGAATTGCTTGCCGAGCGCAATTTTCCCCTTAAACAATTGAAGTTGTTAGCATCCCCGCGCTCTGCTGGCAGTAAAATTGTCTTTAACGACCAAGAAATAACTGTACAGGCTGCTAGCGAAAGTTCTTTTGAGGGAGTCGATATAGTTTTGGCTTCTGCTGGTGGTTCTACTTCCAGAACCTGGGCTAAACAAGCTGTAGAAGCAGGTGCAGTCGTTATCGATAATTCTAGTGCTTTTCGGATGGACGAAAATGTTCCCTTAGTCGTACCTGAAATTAATCCTGAAGCTGCTGCTGCCCACCAGGGAATTATTGCTAATCCTAATTGCACAACTATTCTTATGGGAGTGGCGATCTACCCTCTACATCAGGTACAACCAATCAAGCGGGTAGTTGTTTCGACTTACCAATCTGCATCTGGTGCAGGAGCAAGAGCTATGGAAGAGGCTCAAACTCAAGCTAGAGATATTTTAAATGGTAAACAGCCTCAAGCCGAAGTATTACCTTATCCCATTGCCTTTAACCTGTTTCCTCATAATTCTCCCCTTAACGATCAAGGGTATTGCGAAGAAGAAATGAAAATGGTTAATGAAACGCGCAAGATTTTTGATGAGCCAGAATTAAAAGTAACCGCAACCTGTGTTAGAGTACCTATTCTACGCGCTCATTCTGAGGCGATAAACTTAGAGTTCGAGCGACCTTTTGACGTTCAGCGGGCAAGAGAATTGTTAGGAGTAGCACCAGGAGTAAAATTAGTAGAGGATTGGCAGACAAATTATTTTCCGATGCCAATAGATGCTACAGGACAAGATCCTGTATTGGTGGGAAGAATCCGTCAAGATATCTCTCAAGATTGCAATTTAGAATTGTGGCTCTGTGGAGACCAAATTCGTAAGGGGGCCGCTTTAAACGCAATTCAGATAGCAGAATTATTGCTAGAAAAAAACTTACTAACAGTATCAAACTCGGCAGTTAGTATTTGA